The following coding sequences are from one Sesamum indicum cultivar Zhongzhi No. 13 linkage group LG11, S_indicum_v1.0, whole genome shotgun sequence window:
- the LOC105173375 gene encoding abl interactor 2 isoform X2: MAPSTPPPPPDTSNTAATTTRPVFQNPPRPPNSHPFYSSAAASRLPSNPNPNYPQLAPRPPQPHPHPQDPSQLLYPVASSGRGFLSRPVAMPAARPSPRPPFVFPYLDQGQGNPGFVRANHFAHVFLGPGPGSAGNASSGGVMPGVVKGIPVPPSHPQKVGPPSASISDNNGHKDLRDKNKDDSFAIIRDRKVRISENASLYTLCRSWLRNGFPEETQPQYLDAAKSLPRPLPVAAQVVDSPDKKSGDKEEEDEDESSVENLSEKELLQRHIKRAKRVRSRLREERLQRITRYKTRLALLLPPMVEQHFKNESAVPN; the protein is encoded by the exons ATGGCCCCCTCCACCCCTCCTCCGCCGCCAGATACTTCTAATACCGCCGCCACAACTACAAGACCAGTCTTTCAGAACCCTCCAAGACCTCCAAATTCTCACCCCTTCTACTCTTCAGCCGCCGCATCTAGACTACCTTCCAATCCTAACCCTAATTACCCGCAATTGGCGCCCCGCCCGCCCCAGCCGCATCCCCACCCTCAGGATCCGTCGCAGCTTCTCTACCCCGTGGCCTCCTCTGGTCGTGGCTTCCTCTCCAGGCCCGTAGCCATGCCTGCTGCCCGTCCCTCCCCGAGGCCGCCATTCGTGTTTCCTTATCTGGATCAGGGTCAGGGTAATCCAGGTTTCGTCAGGGCGAACCACTTTGCGCACGTGTTCCTTGGGCCCGGGCCGGGTTCAGCTGGTAATGCTTCATCTGGAGGGGTAATGCCAGGTGTGGTTAAGGGAATTCCTGTCCCCCCTTCGCACCCCCAAAAG GTTGGTCCTCCTTCAGCTTCAATTTCTGATAATAATGGCCACAAAGATTTAAG GGACAAAAACAAGGATGATAGTTTTGCAATTATAAGAGATAGGAAG GTCCGAATATCTGAGAATGCCTCACTTTATACCCTCTGCCGGTCATGGTTAAGGAATGGTTTTCCTGAAGAAACTCAG CCACAGTACCTGGATGCTGCCAAATCCCTTCCCAGACCTTTGCCTGTAGCTGCACAAGTTGTAGATTCACCAGATAAAAAGTCAGGAGAcaaagaagaggaagatgaG GATGAGAGTTCAGTTGAGAATTTGTCCGAGAAAGAGCTATTGCAAAGGCATATCAAACGTGCCAAGAGGGTTCGATCACG GCTAAGAGAAGAAAGACTTCAACGAATTACAAGATACAAGACCAGACTTGCTCTTCTCTTACCTCCCATGGTAGAGCAACACTTCAAAAATGAATCAGCTGTACCAAACTGA
- the LOC105173375 gene encoding proline-rich receptor-like protein kinase PERK8 isoform X3, which produces MAPSTPPPPPDTSNTAATTTRPVFQNPPRPPNSHPFYSSAAASRLPSNPNPNYPQLAPRPPQPHPHPQDPSQLLYPVASSGRGFLSRPVAMPAARPSPRPPFVFPYLDQGQGNPGFVRANHFAHVFLGPGPGSAGNASSGGVMPGVVKGIPVPPSHPQKVGPPSASISDNNGHKDLRDKNKDDSFAIIRDRKVRISENASLYTLCRSWLRNGFPEETQDESSVENLSEKELLQRHIKRAKRVRSRLREERLQRITRYKTRLALLLPPMVEQHFKNESAVPN; this is translated from the exons ATGGCCCCCTCCACCCCTCCTCCGCCGCCAGATACTTCTAATACCGCCGCCACAACTACAAGACCAGTCTTTCAGAACCCTCCAAGACCTCCAAATTCTCACCCCTTCTACTCTTCAGCCGCCGCATCTAGACTACCTTCCAATCCTAACCCTAATTACCCGCAATTGGCGCCCCGCCCGCCCCAGCCGCATCCCCACCCTCAGGATCCGTCGCAGCTTCTCTACCCCGTGGCCTCCTCTGGTCGTGGCTTCCTCTCCAGGCCCGTAGCCATGCCTGCTGCCCGTCCCTCCCCGAGGCCGCCATTCGTGTTTCCTTATCTGGATCAGGGTCAGGGTAATCCAGGTTTCGTCAGGGCGAACCACTTTGCGCACGTGTTCCTTGGGCCCGGGCCGGGTTCAGCTGGTAATGCTTCATCTGGAGGGGTAATGCCAGGTGTGGTTAAGGGAATTCCTGTCCCCCCTTCGCACCCCCAAAAG GTTGGTCCTCCTTCAGCTTCAATTTCTGATAATAATGGCCACAAAGATTTAAG GGACAAAAACAAGGATGATAGTTTTGCAATTATAAGAGATAGGAAG GTCCGAATATCTGAGAATGCCTCACTTTATACCCTCTGCCGGTCATGGTTAAGGAATGGTTTTCCTGAAGAAACTCAG GATGAGAGTTCAGTTGAGAATTTGTCCGAGAAAGAGCTATTGCAAAGGCATATCAAACGTGCCAAGAGGGTTCGATCACG GCTAAGAGAAGAAAGACTTCAACGAATTACAAGATACAAGACCAGACTTGCTCTTCTCTTACCTCCCATGGTAGAGCAACACTTCAAAAATGAATCAGCTGTACCAAACTGA
- the LOC105173375 gene encoding abl interactor 2 isoform X1, with protein MAPSTPPPPPDTSNTAATTTRPVFQNPPRPPNSHPFYSSAAASRLPSNPNPNYPQLAPRPPQPHPHPQDPSQLLYPVASSGRGFLSRPVAMPAARPSPRPPFVFPYLDQGQGNPGFVRANHFAHVFLGPGPGSAGNASSGGVMPGVVKGIPVPPSHPQKVGPPSASISDNNGHKDLRDKNKDDSFAIIRDRKVRISENASLYTLCRSWLRNGFPEETQQPQYLDAAKSLPRPLPVAAQVVDSPDKKSGDKEEEDEDESSVENLSEKELLQRHIKRAKRVRSRLREERLQRITRYKTRLALLLPPMVEQHFKNESAVPN; from the exons ATGGCCCCCTCCACCCCTCCTCCGCCGCCAGATACTTCTAATACCGCCGCCACAACTACAAGACCAGTCTTTCAGAACCCTCCAAGACCTCCAAATTCTCACCCCTTCTACTCTTCAGCCGCCGCATCTAGACTACCTTCCAATCCTAACCCTAATTACCCGCAATTGGCGCCCCGCCCGCCCCAGCCGCATCCCCACCCTCAGGATCCGTCGCAGCTTCTCTACCCCGTGGCCTCCTCTGGTCGTGGCTTCCTCTCCAGGCCCGTAGCCATGCCTGCTGCCCGTCCCTCCCCGAGGCCGCCATTCGTGTTTCCTTATCTGGATCAGGGTCAGGGTAATCCAGGTTTCGTCAGGGCGAACCACTTTGCGCACGTGTTCCTTGGGCCCGGGCCGGGTTCAGCTGGTAATGCTTCATCTGGAGGGGTAATGCCAGGTGTGGTTAAGGGAATTCCTGTCCCCCCTTCGCACCCCCAAAAG GTTGGTCCTCCTTCAGCTTCAATTTCTGATAATAATGGCCACAAAGATTTAAG GGACAAAAACAAGGATGATAGTTTTGCAATTATAAGAGATAGGAAG GTCCGAATATCTGAGAATGCCTCACTTTATACCCTCTGCCGGTCATGGTTAAGGAATGGTTTTCCTGAAGAAACTCAG CAGCCACAGTACCTGGATGCTGCCAAATCCCTTCCCAGACCTTTGCCTGTAGCTGCACAAGTTGTAGATTCACCAGATAAAAAGTCAGGAGAcaaagaagaggaagatgaG GATGAGAGTTCAGTTGAGAATTTGTCCGAGAAAGAGCTATTGCAAAGGCATATCAAACGTGCCAAGAGGGTTCGATCACG GCTAAGAGAAGAAAGACTTCAACGAATTACAAGATACAAGACCAGACTTGCTCTTCTCTTACCTCCCATGGTAGAGCAACACTTCAAAAATGAATCAGCTGTACCAAACTGA